ACTAAAAAAATGTTTTACTAGGTATCGGAGTACAATACAACAACAATGCTTGTACGCTCCCGAACAGCTGGTGACTCGCTAGCTATAAATTCCGAGACCAAAGCCTAAATGGACGACAGTGATTCACGGGACATCTCTCAATTTCAAGACCCTGTGGCGCACACTTGTCACTATCCAGCTATAAATTACGTGTCATTAAGCCGTTAATCCGTGTCATGTATCAGCATGATGATTGATTCATCATAATCCATCACTACTGAAGCAGAGTTGGTGGAACTAACTTGTTATCTGACTGCGAGTTTTACTAACAGTAAAAGCTTTGCATCCTATCAAGCTCCATTCATCTTTACACGCATATATAGATAAGATAAGAAGACTGAATTCACATTTATTCACCATTCTCTCTTTCTTCAGCGTCATCTTTTGAAATTCACCTAGCACCAGAGGAGTCAAGATGCAGATTTTAGCTCTGATTGTTGTGTTTTTCGCCTTCTGTGATTCCCTTCAAAGGTACTTCTGATCCTCCTTCAAATCAGTTGCAGCTCGTCTAATCTCATCTCGTGGGAGTAGAAAATTTTCTTCAAGCAATTAAATGCCCCAAGGCCGGCCTTTTTCTGTTCCTTCTTCTGTGGTGAATTCTTGCATTGAAATACTGACACTAAACTCCACAATTCTCCTACTTGTATGGTGTCATTCATGTTAACTTGTCTTGTGCGTAGGGGTTAGGACTTAGGGTGCGGTGcgtggttttgagctaaactaATGACTTTTGTCTGAGACTGGATGTATTTATGCATAACTAAGCGAAACAACTCACGGATACTCAAGAATTCAGATACTCTTAGTAACTGGTTGATTTTCCTCTACAGTAGCCGCATATTTGTGATCAATAGGTCGTTCTAGAACGATGATGACCAACACATGCTCGATGCTCATTCGTATATGTGACTTTGGTTCTTTGTAAACAGTGGTTACTAGCTCATACTATTAATGATCATGGTCAGGGGAATGTCAAAGAGACCATCTCTGAGTGAATCGGAAGTGCGAGCTGGCTGCCCCCCGAGAGGCTGGAATTCCTATGACTCCTTTTGTTGGACCATCTCCGAGGAAGAATTTCTCCAAAATGCGGAACTTGTTGCTCAGCGATTGCATTCTCATGGATATGAGGTCCCAAGAACATAGTTTACTGACAATTTTACGTAGTATATGATGAATTGCTTGAAGATATCGGAGCTAACCGGTTTCTCTTTCTGTGATGAGCTAATCTCATCTTTTGGATTTTGTTTCTCTTTGCAGTATGTTGTGGTGGATTATCTTTGGTATAGAAGGAAAGTGAAAGGTGCTTCTGTTGATTCTCTTGGATTTGATGTAATTGATGAGTGGGGAAGGATGATCCCTGACCCAGAAAGATGGCCTTCCTCCAAAGAAGGGAAAGGGTTCACACAGACAGCCAACAGAGTTCATGACCTGGGATTGAAGTTCGGGATCCATGTCATGAGAGGCATAAGTACACAGGCATTCAACGCCAACACCCCTATTTTGGATATTAATACGGTAGCCTCCTTACTCTTTAGCCATAAGGTTATCCTTTTTTTATGCTACTACATTTGGAATGTGCTGCATTTATAAAACTCGTAATAAAATACTTTCCTTTAATGTGGGGGGAATATAAATGCCAAGATTAGTTTGCAGACAACTGATTATATTCTCCTTATCCTGTATTTTAGGGCAAGGCTTACGAAGAGTCAGGCCGAAAGTGGTATGCAAAAGATATAGGCATTAAAGCGTTGAGTTGTCAATGGATGCGCAATGGTTTCATGAGCGTAGATACAAAGTTGGGAGCTGGAAGAGCATTTCTCAGGTCACTGTACCATCAGTATGCAGCATGGGGTGTTGATTTTGGTAATCTGAATATGTCAAGGCTAATAGCATCACTTTCTCTAGCACAAAGTTTTGATGAATATCAACACTGACGTCTTTAGAATAGcaaaaaagaatttattttaacttCTGAGCTTTTTCTAGTAAATGCTTCATAAGATCTTGACATTTTGAAGATAGTAAGCTGACTAACTTTTGAGGTTTTTATGTATGATGAggttttttgattaattttgagttgTTGAAAGCAAAAACTTGAAGTCTGTATAGAAAAATCCACAACTCTTGTTACATTTAGGAAGGAATTGCGGAAGTCTCACagatttttattaaaaattccATATAATATTTGCTGTTACTAAATGTgattttcttctctttacttgcAGTGAAACATGATTGTGTGTTTGGTAATGATTTAAGCATCGATGAGATAAGTTTTGTTTCAAAGGTACAAAATGCTGCATTAttctttctcctcctcctcctctctcaTGCTTGAGCTTGGTGTTATATCACCTTTCCCCTGAATACAGTATTTAACTTCTACTGATAATCACATGCAATTGAAAGCATTCCTTGTAAAGTCCTTACAAAAATGAGTCGATGCGTGCAGGTTTTGAGTGAAATTAATCGCCCCATCCTATATTCGTTATCTCCCGGAACTAGTGTAACACCAAGCATGGCAAGGGATGTCAGCAGCCTAGTCAACATGTATAGGATAACTGGGGATGACTGGGATACATGGGGAGATGTTGCATCCCATTTTGATGTTTCACGGTAGAATATTTACTTTTTGTTGTCATGGTCATTTCTTTTTTAACATCTGTAACGTTTCAAATTATTGAGTTAAATTCTCCATTTGCTGCTTCTTTCTCTAATCTGGCTTGTACATGTTTGCTATTCTCCATTTGCTGCTTCTTTCTCTAATCTGGCTTGTACATGTTTGCTATTCTCCATTTGCTGCTTCTTTCTCTAATCTGGCTTGTACATGTTTGCTCTTTCCTTGTGTTTGTAACAGGGATTTTGCAGCTGCTAATATGATAGGAGCCAATGGTCTGAAGGGAAAGTCATGGCCGGATTTGGATATGCTACCTTTGGGTTGGCTAACTGTTGCAGGTAAAGCATCTAAGAAATTTTCTGAGGACTGATTGAAAGAACTCTTGCTGTTataaagatgcaattttattttaaatatatgcTTGTCCTGTCACTATGATTGAATTTAAGACAATTTTGCCAAGCTCATGGATAGCAGACAGGCTGTCTAGAAACTTATCACCACAGTCATTTAGTTCACTTGACTATACATTCTAATAGTGCCATCTCTTCCCCCATGACCATAGTAGTGAGATGAATTAGAATAATCTAGTCTTGCTGTAACAGAACCATGAAACGAATCATTGCACTGGATGATCTCCTGAATCCATCACATTGGCCAATTATGTTGTGCAAGCTTCAAGATCCATGTTTAGCTTCTTGGTGATAGAGGAGTCACCTAATAATTTTTGCAAGGCTTTCAAGCCAAGGATGTTGCATTGGTCATGCATCTCATGTTTTGATACAGAAAATGCTGATGTcatataatttctttttcagGACTAAATATTATGGAAATTGTTCAATTACTTGTGTAAAGGAtctagaaagaaagaaattcacAGTAATTTCGTATGCCCTTCTTAATAGGTGCAAATGATGGTCCACACAGGAAATGCAATCTAAATCTTGATGAGCAAAGAACTCAGGTATGTCTGCTCCTGAAGAAGTTGAAGTGTATATAATACTAAAGCTTCAGTGGGAACTTTATCATCATTGCTTTATTCTGGCAGATGACACTATGGTCCATGGCGAAATCTCCTCTCATGTTTGGAGGAGACATGAGAAATCTAGATGAAACCACATTCAGCCTCATCACAAACCCTACTTTAATGGAGATTAACTCTTTTAGCTCAAATAATATGGAGGCAAGTTTATAAAGCCATCTTTTTAAGGGAATCGTAGGTAGAAGTACTGGGTAGTATACTAATGTTTTGAGTGCAGTTTCCACATATAACAGGTGCAAAATACTTTAAATTAGGACGATATAATCTCACCAGCCGGCCAGAAAATTATGGAGTTAGGCATGCCTCAGAGGACCTCTTTATGGGCCTAAGTAGCTGCAAGGACAAGCATGCTAAAGGTTGGTCAGTTAAAGCAAATGGTGATGATCTTGAGAAAGTTTGCTGGAAAGAGAACTCAAAAAGCGAACATCAGGCATCTTTCTGCCTATACAAGGAAAAATTGCTTTTGGAAGTGTAATGATGTTCTCCCTTATCTTATTCTCTTGGTTGTGACTGACAAACTTTTACTCAGTATCGTTGTTGACATAATGATGTTTGACTCTACAAAGATGGTAATGCAGAGATGAAGAAACAGAAGACAAAAGAAGTCATGGTAAATTCCGTTTATTAGCAATAGAAGGAACAGATTTCTGCCTTGGTGCATCTGCAAGTCGAAAACTTAGCTCAAAGGAGTTCAGCAGAGGCTCATTTTCGCCTTGCCGGTTGGATGCCAATCAGGTGTGTTTAGTTTCAAAACTTGAAGTCCAGGGATTATGAAATCATCATAAACATAATATGTTATGAATTTATGGTCTATTGAAAACATGGTTAATTTGGGGATCAAAATTAAACTTAATTTTGTCTTTTCCTTTTGAACTTTTCTGTTTTTGGGGTTCAAAATGATATTCAATGCCGTTGTTCTTACTAGATGTGGGACTTGAAGCACAACGGAACCCTGGCAAATGGTTACTCGGGTCTCTGTGCGTCAATGAAAAGAAACCAAGGTGATAGAAAATATCTGAATATTTTTCTCTCTGTTGAGATAGTATTGGTGGTCATAACTAACTAATTGATTTGTCATGCAGCTGATGCAGGAACAGGGGGGACTCGTTCTTGGCTTGCAACTGGAAGGAGAGGTTTGATATCCCAAACTAGAAACCAATTTGACCACGGATGAGcttaaatttctcaaaaattctAAAAGTAATCTAAATGGCCACTTCTTTATGATCGTCTTAACTGTTCTCTTATGCATTCTTGCTGACTATGTCttaacttttctttttattttggggtttttggttttttttttggccctttGTGGGGGGTGGGGGGTTGTTGGACAAGGGGTTGGCCCAAAAACAGAAGGGGGTTCAGGAAAATACCATCTTAATCTGTAAAGACTAATGCCATGAAGTCAGATTACTGATGCATTGTTAGGTATCGGCAGTATAAAAAACTAGGCTTAGCTGCTCTGCAactttcatccacatgattggCATTTGTGTCAATCGCCCTTGCAACAGTCACTCAAGCGAGTTACTCTGAGTATTTGATTTCCGAACTAATTATCTGTCTCTCTTGTCATGCAGGAGAAATATATCTTGcgttttttaatttaaattcaGATAAGACAGTAATCTCGACAACGATATCTGACATAGCCAAGGCACTTCCTGGTGGAAATCTTATTCATACTTCATGCACTTGCACGGAGCTGTGGACGGGGAGAAATTTTGGAGTTGTAACAAGCTCAATATCTATGGTTGTACAGCCGCATGGCAGTTCACTTTTTACCTTGAACTGCACCTAATGCTGAACACCTACTTCACTTACTGCTGTGCTGTCAGGGAAGCCCTTGATCTGACGGCGTATCATTGAACCTTTCTTCAATCTGGTCATGTTCTTTCTCACCTTCATATCTTGCTTCGCCCGCGGACCGTATACTGCAGTCTCTTTGCATTTTGAGATTCCCGTTTAATATGACGGAAATCAGCTAACTTTTATCTAAGATGAGATTTCAGTTATCTCCGCTAATTACCTCATGTTTCCAAGGAATTGGTGGATGTCTTTCTTTGCCTAGGACAAGTAATATGCTTTGGATCATGTCAATGAAACTGTTGTATTTCTGGTCTCCGAACCGATTCCATTTGTCATTAATGTGGACCCAAAGAAGTGAATCATTCTCATGTTTCCTGGTCGCGAACAAAATCAATTCAAAATGTACAAGGCAATTATTGATGTTCTCCTAACCAACGGCACTTTAGGCTATTGATCACCGTTAAAGACTTTAAATCTTAGTGGGATGGGATCTTGTCTTCCATTAATATGTTTCTATATGTGAAGTGTGTTtgaatagagtattatttgaaataattattgtaacactttttgtgatgtgatatgtGTGAGATAAGAAGCagttggaaatataaaaaggtggattgtaaaatgtgtttatgatgcaagcgaaatattatttgagataaatttacaatccaaacacacccgTGATTTTTTCTAAATTCATACGAGTGCATCTGTCTGATTCGATGGTGGTTCAGTTTCCGTCGATTTTTTAGGTTCGGTTAGATCTTTTCTAATCTAGGATcccgtttggcaagtgagtttttttagtatttgtctaaaattttactatagtTTACTGTAGaggttttttaaaaaaatatttgatgtgtgtaaattttttaatattttgaagtgtatagtttaaaaactttgaaaagttttttgagattactgtagttaaagttttttaaaaacttgtaacagataaacttggtaaaaaactCAAATACCAAACAGGGCTCTAGATTAGAATAGGAGTAGAAGTAAGTTAGACTAATTGTTGTCACATTCCCCTTAGTTTAAGTTGGAGTAATCTAGATTATAGTAGAAATAGAAATAAGCTAAGACCAACTGTTGTGTTGTCCTGATGTTTTCCTTTAGGCTCATGGATGGTCTTGGGTTTCTTGTTCAGTTGTTCCCCAACTGTAGGAGGAATATCCATGCTATGAACCACTGGGAGGAATATACCATACTCATTACGCTGTTTACACTTTTTTATTCGCTTTTTCCTTGGGATGCCAAAAAGGGTTTCTTGACTCTCTTCAGCTAGTAACTACCGGGCCAATGGCTCAGTGACCACCAGGGTGGGTCGTAGGTGAAGTTTCAAACTTCACCTGCAgcaaaaaaaatctaagggttGTGTTATAGTATTTTCTTGGTCTAGTTGGAACTGTATATCCATTAGTTCCTACCACAGCCTTCTTAGACTCCCCTCCCCTCTAAATTAGGATAGAGTAGATTATATAAATGTATCGTTActgataaataaaaaaaaaactcgctTCAGCTAGTCCAATTTGGACACACCCACCATCGCAGACGAAGAGAAGCGAGTTGTCACGTTGTTACAATAATAATTTTTAGTTACTCGGTGGTTGGTTCCTCTGACGTACGCACTCACATATTTTTCCTCTTGGCTGCTGATTTAAGCACCACCAACACTATATCCTAATGAAAAATTTGAGAGAACTTTTGTTGCATCGAGATCTGgtaaaatcattcaaaaagaaaaagatctaGTAAAATCAATAATATTAACTTTATAGTGTACGGATTTTAGGTGCATGTATTGTTTTACATGGTGATGGCTAAAATAAAATGTTTTTTATTGATAAAATATGATGATCCATGttaaaaaggggaaagaaacaCCAAGGTATGCCTGCTAATCCATGTAGACAAGGAAAAAGACATGACCTGattaattaaattataaaaaacgACAATGAGATCATATCATGAAGACTCCATGAAAAAGATTTTCCATTTGAAACTATTAAAATTTGCAGTAGAAACTGAGAGAAATTACTGTAGTGATTtaatatatgtaagataaaaaaaataattaaaaaatatgttcataaaaaatataatatttttttttaaaataaattacaaaaattgcaatccaaacacacatcCGCCT
This portion of the Coffea eugenioides isolate CCC68of chromosome 11, Ceug_1.0, whole genome shotgun sequence genome encodes:
- the LOC113752997 gene encoding uncharacterized protein LOC113752997; protein product: MQILALIVVFFAFCDSLQRGMSKRPSLSESEVRAGCPPRGWNSYDSFCWTISEEEFLQNAELVAQRLHSHGYEYVVVDYLWYRRKVKGASVDSLGFDVIDEWGRMIPDPERWPSSKEGKGFTQTANRVHDLGLKFGIHVMRGISTQAFNANTPILDINTGKAYEESGRKWYAKDIGIKALSCQWMRNGFMSVDTKLGAGRAFLRSLYHQYAAWGVDFVKHDCVFGNDLSIDEISFVSKVLSEINRPILYSLSPGTSVTPSMARDVSSLVNMYRITGDDWDTWGDVASHFDVSRDFAAANMIGANGLKGKSWPDLDMLPLGWLTVAGANDGPHRKCNLNLDEQRTQMTLWSMAKSPLMFGGDMRNLDETTFSLITNPTLMEINSFSSNNMEFPHITGAKYFKLGRYNLTSRPENYGVRHASEDLFMGLSSCKDKHAKGWSVKANGDDLEKVCWKENSKSEHQASFCLYKEKLLLEVDEETEDKRSHGKFRLLAIEGTDFCLGASASRKLSSKEFSRGSFSPCRLDANQMWDLKHNGTLANGYSGLCASMKRNQADAGTGGTRSWLATGRRGEIYLAFFNLNSDKTVISTTISDIAKALPGGNLIHTSCTCTELWTGRNFGVVTSSISMVVQPHGSSLFTLNCT